CTGCTCGACCAGGTCCAGTTCGACACCGCCGACGCGAGCTTCATCCCGATGTCGGCGCTGGAGGGCGACAACGTCGTCGAGCGCAGCGGGAACATGGACTGGTACGACGGCGAACTCGTGCTCGAAGCGCTCAACGAACTCCAGGAGCCCGAACCGCCGACCGACGCGCCGCTCCGGCTGCCGATCCAGGACGTCTACACCATCTCGGGCATCGGCACGGTGCCCGTGGGGCGCGTCGAGACGGGGATGCTGAACACCGGCGACAACGTCAGCTTCCAGCCCAGCGACGTGGGCGGCGAAGTGAAGACCATCGAGATGCACCACGAGGAGGTCCCGGAGGCGGGTCCGGGCGACAACGTCGGGTTCAACGTCCGGGGCATCGGCAAGGACGACATCCACCGCGGCGACGTCTGCGGCCCCGCGGACGACCCGCCGAGCGTCGCCGAGACGTTCACCGCCCAGATCGTCGTGATGCAGCACCCGAGCGTCATCACCGACGGCTACACGCCGGTCTTCCACGCCCACACGGCGCAGGTCGCCTGCACGCTGGAGTCCATCGACCAGAAGATCGACGCCTCGTCCGGTGAGGTCGAGGAGGAGGACCCCGACTTCATCCAGTCGGGCGACGCCGCGGTCATCACGGTCCGGCCCCAGAAGCCCCTGAGCATCGAACCGTCCAGCGAGATCCCCGAGCTCGGGAGCTTCGCCATCCGCGACATGGGCCAGACCATCGCGGCCGGGCGCGTGCTGGAGGTCAACGAGCGCTCGTAAGCGATTCGGCCGAGTCCGGCGAGGAGCTTCGGCGGTCACCCGCGAGGGGCCCGCCGGACACCGACCGATTTTACTATCCGCAGCCCCTCGCGTTAGACATGGGTTTTGGTAGCTACGACGAATCCGAACAACAGGACCAGGAAAGCGACTTCGACGAGGACGACGGGGTCACCGTCCACGAGCACGTTCACGAGGGGGAGGTGTCGTTCGACTCCGAGGCGTCTCAGGACGAACTTCTGGACCAGTTGGACGAGATCAAGAGCAACGCCGAGGAAGACGACGAGGAGTAGCGCTCCCCGTCGGTGGGGGATTCGGAACTCGGTTCTTCGAGGCCTCGACTCTTTGTCTGCCGGCCGCGGTGACTCCAAGCCCGAAACAGGGAGTATTGACGCCGGACACGAGAGTGCGCGGAGAAGAGGTCGGGGACGGTCGCACCCCGCGACGAACGCCGAGACGCCGTCCCCGCGGTGAACCGCGTTCGTTTTAACGCCCTCCGCCCTACTCGCCCGGCGTGAAGAACGTCACGGACAGAACCAGCAACCCCTTCGGGATGCGACCGCCCTGCCCCGAGGAGTCTGGGGAGTCGGGCGAGACGGCCGGCCGCAGCGCCGTCTTCGGCTACGGCGACGCCAACGCCGACTTCCACGTCGTGGGCGACCACCCGGGCGTCCACGGCGGCCGCGACACCGGGGTCCCGTTCACCGGGAGTTCGGCGGGCCAGCGCCTCCAGGCGGTGCTCCACGAGGTGGGCCTGCTCGCGGACCCCTACAGCGACGAACCCGAGGCCGCGGACCTGTTCCTGAGCTACCGGTACATGTGCTGTCTCCCCGAGGGCCGCGAGCCGACCGAGCGGGAGTACGACGACCTCGAACCGTTCTTCGACGCCGAGTTGCGGGCCATCGCCGCCCACGTCCTGCTGCCGGTGGGCGAGCGCGCGACCCGACACGTCCTGCGGACCTACGCCGCCCGCGAGGCACTGCTGGCGCCGGAGGGCGGCGCGAGGCGCGGCGAGCCCGCGGCGAGCGGAGAGGCGGCCAACGGCGGCGTCGCGAGCGGCGAGACGCCGACCGACGAGGCGGCGTCCGGCAACGACGCGGCGGACGCCGAATCGGCCGACGGTGGTCCCGGCGATAGGATGGCCGACCTCCACGCCGACCACCTGCCGGGCCGGGGATTCCTGGTCGTTCCGGTCCGCGAACCCGCCGAGTGGGACGACGGCGACGCCGAGCGACTGGCCGCCTCGCTGGCCGACCTGCTGGCGAGCGACTACCGCCAGACCGCCGACCTCGGGCGGTTCCTCGCCGAGCACGACACCTACGAGGTCCGGTAGTAATCGGGGGCGGAGCGGGTGTTCGGCGGCATCAGTGCCGGCGGCACGCACGCTTTTCTCCCCGGCCGCCGAACCCCGTTCCGGGGACCACAATGAGCGTCACTCAGATAGAATCCATCGTCGAGCGACTCCAGCGGAGCGCGAACGTCCGGTCGGTGTTCGGCGACCCGATAGAGCGCGGCGAGAAGACGGTCGTCCCGGTCGCCCGCGTCGCGTTCGGCTTCGGCGGCGGATACGGGAGCGGTGGCGAATCCGACGACGGGTCGAACCGCCGGGGGGCCGGCGGAGACGCGTCCACCGCTTCCGAGAATCCGACGGCCGAGCCGCGGGGCGCGGGCGGCGGTGGCGGCGCGGCGGCCGCGCCGGTCGGCGCGCTCGAGATCACCGACGACGGAACGCGCTTCGTCAGGTTCGGCGAGCGCCGGCGGTCGCTCGGGCTGCTGGGCGCCGGGTTCGCGGCCGGACTGCTGGTCGGTCGGCGGATCGGTGGCGGGGAGTGAATCGGGTCGCCGTTACGCCGTCTCGTCGTAGGTCCGACCGCCGGGAACGAGGACGTCGAAGAAGCCCCGGAAGATGCCGACGACGAGGTCGAGGACGAGCGGGACCAGCGGGACGACGACGAGCAGCGCGACCACCGCGCCGACGGCTACCGCCGCGACTTCGAGCGCGGACGTGGGCTTCGGGACGGCCATGGCTCCGCTAACGGCGGCATCCGTGAAAACGCTGACGTCGGAGCGCCGGGCCGCAACAACAGCTAAGGACGTGTGCGGGCTAAACGGTAGGACCATGGCACTCGACACGGCCGAGGACCTGTTCGAGTACGAACTCCGGGGCGTCTACTACGCCGAAACGCAACTGGTCGACATGCTCGACGAGCTCCAGACGAGCGCGACCGAGGCCGACTTGGTGGACGGGTTCGCCAGCCACCGGGACGAGACCCGCGAGCACGTCGAGCGGCTCGAGCGCGTCTTCGCCCTGCTGGACATGGAGTCGCGCGGGCGGACCGTGCCGACGGTCGACGCGCTGCTGGAGGAGAAGCGCGAGGCCGACGCCGAATCGAACGACGAGGCGGTCCAGAACGCCCTCTACAACCACGTCGGCAGGAAGGCCGAGCGGCTCGAACTCACGGCGTACGAGGGGCTGCTCGCGCTTGCGGACGCGCTCGACGTCGACGGAGAGGCGGTCGACCTGCTGGCGCAGAACCGCGACGAGGACCGGGACGCGCTCGACGAACTGGAGTCGGTCTCCGAGGGCGGCGAGTTCGAGTCGTTCGTCGACCGACTGCTCTGAGCGTCGGCGTGAGACCCACTGCACCGGGAACCGGCGGCGAACAGCGTCGAGAAGGAGAGCGCCTACGAGTCGTCGCCGAACTCCGAGCCGCAGTGCCCGCAGGCCATGCTGTCGGAGGGCAGCGCGCGCTGCGGCGTGACGAGCCCGCAGTCGTCGCAGATGCCGAAGAGTCGTCTGTCCGGGGCGATGCCGCTGACGAACTCCATCCGCACCCACGCGTCGGAGTTCGTCTCGTCGTATATCTCGACCCCGCCGTCGGTCCGCTTCCAGTTGACCGGGTCGGCGTCCTGCTCCCGTCGCTCCAGTCGTTCGCTCATCGCGTACTCGTATCGCGGACGGTATCTATCATAAACGTTCCGTATGAATATTTACTACTGGTGTACTCAAACGCCTCTCACCGGGCGAAGCCGGAGCGAGCGCCCAGAGAGAAAACGACTTACCGGTCACGGGCCGAGTACGAACGTGAAACGGATTCAGCTCGGGAACAACGTCTTCGAGGGTCGAAACGACGTGTACGTGTTCGACGACGCGGGGCCCACGACGCTCGTGGACACCGGCGTCGCCACCGACGGCGTCCGCGACGAACTCCGCGACGGGCTCGCTGAGCACGGCCTCTCGTTCGAGGACGTGGACCAGATCCTGCTGACGCACTGGCACCACGACCACTCGGGCCTGGCGGGCGAGATCCAGGCCGAGAGCGGCGCGACGGTCCGGGTCCACGAGGCCGACGCGCCGATGGTCACCGACGAGGGGATGAACCACGAAGCAGAGATCGCGGAGCGGGACCTGTTCGAGGAGTGGGGCGTCCCCGACGAGAAGGCCGAGGAACTGCTCGACTTCCTCGCGATCCACGAGGAGATACAGGGCCGATCGCCCGAGGTCGAGACGTTCGCCGACGGCGCGACCTTCGACGCCAGCGACGTGGAGCTCGAAGCCGTCCACCTGCCGGGCCACGCAGACGGACTGACCGGGTTCGAATTTGCCGGTGAAGACGGCCGGGAGTTGCTCGCGGGCGACGCGCTCCTGCCGAAGTACACTCCCAACGTCGGCGGCGCCGACCCCCGCGTCGAGGACCCGCTGGCCGCCTACCTCGACTCGCTCGACCGGATCGTCGAGGGCGACTACGCCCGCGCGTGGCCCGGCCACCGCGACCCCATCGACGACCCCGCGGGTCGGGCGCACGAGATCGCGACTCACCACCGCGAGCGGACCGAGCGCGTGCTCTCGGTGCTCGACGAGCGCGGCGAGGCCGACGCGTGGACCGTCAGCGCGGACCTGTTCGGCGAGCTGTCGAACATCCACATCATGCACGGGCCGGGCGAGGCGTGGGCGCACCTCGACCACCTCGACCGCCGCGGCGTCGTCGACCGGACCGAGGCGGGGTACGCCCTCGTCGAAGAGGACCCCGATCTGGACGCGCTGTTCGGGAGCAGTCCCGCCGGCGCCGCCGACTCGCCCGAGGCCGGCGCGTCCGGAGGGAACTGACGTGACCGCGGTCACAGTCTGGAACGAGTACCGCCACGAGCGCGAGGACGAGGCGGTCCGCGAGGTCTACCCGGAGGGGATCCACGCGACCATCGCCGACTTCCTCGGTGACCGTGGGTTCGACGTCCGGACGGCGACGCTGGACGAACCCGAGCACGGCCTGACCGAGCAGGTGCTCGACGACACCGACGTGCTGACGTGGTGGGGCCACGAGGCCCACGACGAGGTGCGCGACGAGGTGGTCGAGCGCGTGCGCGAGCGGGTGCTGTCGGGGATGGGGCTGGTCGTGCTCCACTCGGCCCACTTCTCGAAGATATTCAAGCGACTGATGGGGACGACGTGCGACCTCAAGTGGCGCGAGGAGGGCGAGACCGAGCGGCTCTGGACGGTCGAACCCGGCCACCCCATCGCGGCGGGCGTCGGGGAGTCCATCGAGGTGCCCGAGACCGAGATGTACGGCGAGCGGTTCGACGTCCCGGCACCGGACGCGCTCGTGTTCACGAGCTGGTTCGAGAGTGGCGAGGTGTTCCGGAGCGGGTGTTGCTACCGGCGCGGCGCGGGGAAGGTGTTCTACTTCCGGCCGGGCCACGAGACGTATCCGATATACCACCAGCCCGAGATCCAGACGGTCGTCGCCAACGCCGTCTCGTGGGCCGAACCTGTCGACGGTCCGAGCGCTTCGTTCGGCAAGCAGCAGGACCCGCCGGAGAAAGGGTAAGCCACCCGGTCTCGCCGGCGTCATCGGTGGTGAGAACGCGCAATCAATCCTGATATCTAGATTCGTAGGGTTGAAGGAAGGAAATCATTTATTAGGTCACCGTGACTCCGGGCAGACAGAAGATGCCGGAGGCCCACCCCCGCGTCCTGCACGTCGAGGACAACGACTTCTTCGCCAGAGTCACGGCCGAGATACTGGCGGAGGAGTACGGCATCGACGTGTGCCGGGTGGAGCACGCCGACGCGGCGCTCGGGCGACTCGAGACCGAGCAGTTCGACTGCATCGTCAGCGACTACGAGATGCCGGGGCTGGACGGACTGGAGTTCCTGGACGCCGTCCGGGAGACCGATCCCGACGTCCCGTTCATCCTGCTGACCGGCGGCGGGAGCGAGCGGGTCGCGAGCAGGGCCATCTCGGCCGGCGTCACCGACTACCTCCGGAAGAGCGAGGGGAAAGAGCAGTTCGCGGTGCTGGCCAACCGCATCGAGAACGCCGTCTCGCGGCGGCGCGCCGAGCGCCGCGCGGAGCGACAGATCGAGGTCAACGACCTCATCTGGGACGTGAGCCAGTCGATGCTCCGGGCCTCGTCGCGGGAGGACATCGAGGGGCGCGTCTGCGACCGGCTCGCCGACTCGGACCCGTACGTGCTGGCGTGGGTGGGTAACGTGGACGAGGAGACGGCGGCCATCCGGCCCGAGGCGACTGCCGGCATCGAGCAGCGCCACCTCGACGATATCATCTACGAGGCCGAGCGGGGGACCGACGACCCGCTTCCGGTCCAGCGGGCGGTCCAGACCGGAACCGTGCAGGTCGCACGGCGGAGGGACCTCGAAGACAGACTCGACGACGAGTTCGAACTGCCAGCCGAGCGGTTCGCGCTCGCCGCCGTCCCGCTCGTCTACCGCGGCCGGTCGTACGGCGTGTTGAGCGTCTGGTCGGACGACCGGTACGCGTTCGACGAGACCGAGCGCCGGGTCCTCTCGAAGTTCGGCAACACCCTCGCCTACGCCATCGACTCGGTCCAGACGCGCAAGGAGCTCGTCCGCCGCGAGCAGCGCCTCCAGGTGTTCAACCGCGTCCTCCGACACAACCTCCGCAACGACCTCAACGTCGTCCTGGGACGGGCCGAGAACATCGCCGAGCAGTACCCGCAGGCGGCGTGCGAGGCCGACATCATCCGGCAGAAGGCGGGCGAGCTCATCGAGATCAGCGAGAAGGCCCGCGAAGTCGGCAAGACCCTCGACGGCGGGGACCGGACGACCAAGCGCGTCGACGTGACCGACTGCGTCGAGCGGACCTGCGAGGAGTTCCGGCAGACGTACCCCGACGCAGACATCGCAACCGAGACGCCCGCATCGATCACGGTGTACGCCGACAAGACGCTGGAGGCTGCGATCAGCGAGGTCCTCGAGAACGCCATCGAACACGGGGGCGAGGAGTCGTCGGTGACAGTCGCGGTATCGGCCTACGACGAGGAGTGGGTGGAGGTGACCGTCCTCGACGACGGGCCCGGCATCCCCGAGGAGGAGCGCGACGTCCTCACCGAGGGCGAGGAGACCGCGCTCCACCACGGCAGCGGGCTCGGGCTCTGGCTGTCGAACTGGATCGTCGGCAAGTTCGGCGGGGAACTCACCTTCGACGACTATCGGACGAACGGCGGGGCGGTCACGCTCCGACTCCAGCGCGCGGTCGCGGACCGTTCGGTAGGGGAAGACGACTTCGAGCGGGAGGACGATTTCGAGCGAGAGGACGGGGTCGAGCGGAAGGACGACTTTGATCGGGAGGGAGGTTCCGGGCCGGGTGACGGCTCCGAACAGGGGAACGTCTCCGGCGTCGAACAGCGGTAACCTCGCAGTCGATACTCGGAAGTCGAGTCGGCCGTAGCGCGACGCTGTGTGCAGGGAAAACCGTCCGTTCGCTTAAATAACAACTAAGTGCGAGCGACCCGATTATTACTGACATAATGAGTGCGAAAACGACCGGGCTCGTCGAGCGGTTCCGGCAGCGGGAGTACACCGGCGAGAACAGGTGCACGCCCTGCACCGCCGTCAACGTCGGCATCGCGGCGGTCGGGAGCGGACTCGTTTCGGCCGCCGTCCGACCGCTGGCCGGCGGGGCGGCGTTCGGGCTGTCGCTCGGGATCATCTACCTCCGAGGGTACCTCGTCCCCGGAACGCCGACACTGACAAAGCGGTATCTCCCCGACCGAGTGCTGGCGAAGTTCGACAAACTGGAGGACAAGAGGGTCGGAGCCGACGAGAACGGAATTTCCGAGGAGCACGGAATGGTCGACGACCGGACGGACGCCGGCGCGAACGCGGAGGAGCGCGAGCCCGAAGCGGTCCTGGCCGACGCGGGAGCGGTCGAACCCTGCGCGGAGGTCGACGACCTCTGCCTCGCCGAGGAGTTCCGCGAGGCGTGGGACGACGCCATGGACTCGATAGCGACCGACGGGACCGAGACGGACGACCTGGCACGAATTCTCGACCTGGAGGCCCAGAACCTCTCCGTCGAGGAGTACGACGGCGCGCTGGTCGCTCGGTACGACGGGCGGCGCCTCGGCCAGTGGGCGTCGCGCGCGGCGCTGGTCGCCGACCTCGCGGCCGCGGAACTACTCGAGGAGCGCTACGACGACTGGGACGACCTCCCGGTCACGAACCAGAGCCGCGTCCTGAGCGGCCTCCGGGTGTTCCTCGACGAGTGTCCGGACTGCGGCGGCGACGTCACCGTCGAGCAGGAGACCGTCGAGTCCTGCTGTCGCACGATGGACGTGGTAGCGGTCAGCTGTTCGGCCTGTGACGCCCGGATTCTCGAGGTCGAGCAGGAGTAACTGCGTGGCCACACTCGGGGGTCGTCCTCGACGAGCACGTACTTATACGGCATGCTCCGATGCGACGAACTCCGAAGCGGCCGTATCTTGACCTCGTCGCGTGACGCGACGGACCGACGCCGAGACCTGTCTCGTCGTTTCCGGTCGCTACCCCCGCGGTTTCCGCTGTCTACCGTCGAGAAACCCCGGGAAAGGTACAATGGTCATCGTGGTCGTGGAAAGGGAGGTGGTACGGCAGTCATCGGGTTCGTGGAAAGTAAGATGGTACGACAGTCATCGTGCTCGCTGACGGTGAGGTGGCACTGTCGCTACTCGTGGAAATCGACGCGACTCCGGCGTTTCCGCTGTCCGTCGACGGAGGTCCACGGATGGGTACACCGGCGTTTCCGCTGAATCGACACCGAAGTTTCTGCCGTTCCGGTTTCGAGGGCCGGCCGCGGAACACCGGGATTTCCGCTGTTTTCCCTCGGAGTGTCCGTCTCCGTCGACGACTCTCCGACCCCGCAGTTTCCGCTGTTATCCGTATGGTGAACGGCTCTGAAATCCAAAAACGACCGTTGTACTATCATAAACTCGGGTGGAATTCGCCGGAATGAGATACGAGTCTCCGTAAATGTTACGCACGGTCAGGTGCAGACAGCGGAAACGACGGGGTCGGATCGCGGGGTACTCGAGGCGGACGGCGTCGGACGACAGCGGAAATAGTGGGGTTGGTGAGGGCAGGGCCGGCGGCTCGGACAGCGGAAACTGCGGAGTAACTGAAACGGTGGGATGATTGGAGCTTCGAGGTGAGTAGAGACGAGGTGACAGGGACCGAGGCTGAACAGCGGAACGGATTCCGGACTGTCAGAACTCCCGGCGGAGATGAGGGTCGGAGGTCGACGCTCAGTTCTCCGCGTCCTCGAAGGTAGTCTGGTAGTACGGCCGGATGCTCTCGTGGACGCCGGCGAACTCGATGGTGTCTTCGAGCGCGGTGACGACGAGCTGGAGGTCCTGCTTCAGGGCGTGTTTCCGGTACTTGCCGCCCGACATGCCCTCGTTCTTCTCGGTCGAGGAGATGACCCCGAGCATCGCGAGGTCCGCGAGGTGGTCGCGCATCCGGCGACTCGTCAACGGTTCGGTGCCGACGTGGTTGCAGAGCTGCTCGTAGCGCGGGCGGATGTCCCGCGAGCGCGCGGGCGTCTCGTCCTCGGCCTCGAGCGAGGTGAGCGCGTAGAGCACCAGGCGGGCGTGTTCGGTCAGGTCGGCGACGCCCTCCATGATCCGGTCGCGCTCGAGCTTCTCGCGGGCCTCCTGGACGTGCTCGTCGGTGACCTGCTCGACCGCCTCCTTGCGCGCCAGGTCGCCGGCCTCGAGCAGGAGGTCGAGCGCCTGCCGGGCGTCTCCGGCGTCCTGAGCCCCGTAGGCGGCGCAGAGCGGGATCACGTCATCGGCGAGGGCACCCTCGTGGAACGCCACCTGCTCGCGCTGGCTGAGCACCTTCTGGAGCTCGGTCGCGTCGTACGGGGGGAAGGAGACCTCCTTCTCGCAGAGCGAGGAGCGCACTTTGGCGGAGAGCGAGTCGCGGAACGAGAGGTCGTTGGAGATGCCGACCAGGCCGATCTTGGCGTGTTCGAGGTAGCCGTTGCTCCGAGCGCGGGGAATCTGGTAGAGGATGGAGTTGTCGTTGATGTGGTCGACCTCGTCGAGGACCACGATGACGGTGCCGCCGACCTGGTCGAGTTCCTCCCAGAGGAAGCTGTAGACCTGCGCCTGCGGGTAGCCCGTGTTGCTGATCTGCTCGGACGGGTCCCGGAGGGTGTTGACGAGTCGGACGGCGACCTGGTAGCTGGAGTTGAGCCCGTCGCAGTTGATCTCGATGACGTTGAGCGAGATGTCGTCGTACTTCGCGGCGTCGTTCTGGAGCCGGTTGAGCAGGAAGCGGGTGGCCGCGGTCTTACCGACGCCGCTCTTCCCGTAGAGGAAGATGTTCGACGGGGCCTCCCCGTTGATGATTGGTTGGAGTGCGGCGTGGTACTCCTCCAGCTCCTCGTCGCGGCCCACCAGGTTGTCGGGAGTGTACTCCTCCAGCAGCGCGTCCCGGTTCTTGTAGAGGGAGTTGTCCCGATCGAAGCTGAACGACGACATGAACGGTCCTTGAACGGATGGGGATATAAAGGCTCGTGGTAAGCGGCGCGTCCGCTGTTTCTTCTGTCCCCAAGCCTTATCACTCGTGGCGGTTTCTCGGGGGAGTGTCGTTTCCTCTGTCCGTCAATACTTAAAGACACACCCACCCCACCGTTTCCGGAGCTTTTGTCGTAGGGGTGAGCCAGATTGGAGTTATCTTATGAAAGGGAAACACTTATTTAGATTCATCTGCAACCATACCCGTATTCCAACTCACCTAAATAGACTACGAGGTGAGAGAATGGCTTCTAGGTTTTGGTAACGGTCTCAGAATTGAGAGAGCAAGATTGAGAGAGCAAGAGAGAAGGAGAATGAATCAGCTTTCGATTTCTATCTCACTTTACCTCCGATTCATTTCCGGTAGTAGGAGATGTGCACCCTCGACGACTGTTATTCCTACAGGCTCCCTCGAGTTTCTCCCAGACAAGGTGACACCTCCGCCGATATGATCGCCTCACGACTACCGTCCCTTTCGACGAAAACAGCGGAAACGATGGGGTGGGTGTCCCCGTTCGACCCGCTCCTCTCTTCGGCGAGGACAACGGAAACGATGGGGTGGGTGTGACAGGTTCTCTTTCGTCTCCCGTCGGGCAGTCCCGGGCCGTTTCTGTAGAGCCTCTCCCAACCGTCCGCCAGGCTTCGGCGGAAACAACCGCAGTCGTTTGTCGATAGAGACGCTACGTCTATGGAGAGAGACGCTAAGGCAGGAAATCGGAACAATACCGAACTGCGATGCGCCTGCCGGAAACGACGTGCGCA
This region of Halorussus rarus genomic DNA includes:
- a CDS encoding orc1/cdc6 family replication initiation protein, with the translated sequence MSSFSFDRDNSLYKNRDALLEEYTPDNLVGRDEELEEYHAALQPIINGEAPSNIFLYGKSGVGKTAATRFLLNRLQNDAAKYDDISLNVIEINCDGLNSSYQVAVRLVNTLRDPSEQISNTGYPQAQVYSFLWEELDQVGGTVIVVLDEVDHINDNSILYQIPRARSNGYLEHAKIGLVGISNDLSFRDSLSAKVRSSLCEKEVSFPPYDATELQKVLSQREQVAFHEGALADDVIPLCAAYGAQDAGDARQALDLLLEAGDLARKEAVEQVTDEHVQEAREKLERDRIMEGVADLTEHARLVLYALTSLEAEDETPARSRDIRPRYEQLCNHVGTEPLTSRRMRDHLADLAMLGVISSTEKNEGMSGGKYRKHALKQDLQLVVTALEDTIEFAGVHESIRPYYQTTFEDAEN
- a CDS encoding ThuA domain-containing protein, which translates into the protein MTAVTVWNEYRHEREDEAVREVYPEGIHATIADFLGDRGFDVRTATLDEPEHGLTEQVLDDTDVLTWWGHEAHDEVRDEVVERVRERVLSGMGLVVLHSAHFSKIFKRLMGTTCDLKWREEGETERLWTVEPGHPIAAGVGESIEVPETEMYGERFDVPAPDALVFTSWFESGEVFRSGCCYRRGAGKVFYFRPGHETYPIYHQPEIQTVVANAVSWAEPVDGPSASFGKQQDPPEKG
- a CDS encoding ATP-binding response regulator — translated: MTPGRQKMPEAHPRVLHVEDNDFFARVTAEILAEEYGIDVCRVEHADAALGRLETEQFDCIVSDYEMPGLDGLEFLDAVRETDPDVPFILLTGGGSERVASRAISAGVTDYLRKSEGKEQFAVLANRIENAVSRRRAERRAERQIEVNDLIWDVSQSMLRASSREDIEGRVCDRLADSDPYVLAWVGNVDEETAAIRPEATAGIEQRHLDDIIYEAERGTDDPLPVQRAVQTGTVQVARRRDLEDRLDDEFELPAERFALAAVPLVYRGRSYGVLSVWSDDRYAFDETERRVLSKFGNTLAYAIDSVQTRKELVRREQRLQVFNRVLRHNLRNDLNVVLGRAENIAEQYPQAACEADIIRQKAGELIEISEKAREVGKTLDGGDRTTKRVDVTDCVERTCEEFRQTYPDADIATETPASITVYADKTLEAAISEVLENAIEHGGEESSVTVAVSAYDEEWVEVTVLDDGPGIPEEERDVLTEGEETALHHGSGLGLWLSNWIVGKFGGELTFDDYRTNGGAVTLRLQRAVADRSVGEDDFEREDDFEREDGVERKDDFDREGGSGPGDGSEQGNVSGVEQR
- a CDS encoding GerW family sporulation protein; amino-acid sequence: MSVTQIESIVERLQRSANVRSVFGDPIERGEKTVVPVARVAFGFGGGYGSGGESDDGSNRRGAGGDASTASENPTAEPRGAGGGGGAAAAPVGALEITDDGTRFVRFGERRRSLGLLGAGFAAGLLVGRRIGGGE
- the tuf gene encoding translation elongation factor EF-1 subunit alpha — encoded protein: MADKPHQNLAIIGHVDHGKSTLVGRLLYETGSVPDHVIEQHKEEAEEKGKGGFEFAYVMDNLAEERERGVTIDIAHQEFETDTYYFTIVDTPGHRDFVKNMITGASQADNAVLVVAADDGVAPQTQEHVFLARTLGINELIVAVNKMDAVDYDENRYKEVVAEVKDLLDQVQFDTADASFIPMSALEGDNVVERSGNMDWYDGELVLEALNELQEPEPPTDAPLRLPIQDVYTISGIGTVPVGRVETGMLNTGDNVSFQPSDVGGEVKTIEMHHEEVPEAGPGDNVGFNVRGIGKDDIHRGDVCGPADDPPSVAETFTAQIVVMQHPSVITDGYTPVFHAHTAQVACTLESIDQKIDASSGEVEEEDPDFIQSGDAAVITVRPQKPLSIEPSSEIPELGSFAIRDMGQTIAAGRVLEVNERS
- a CDS encoding uracil-DNA glycosylase family protein; the protein is MKNVTDRTSNPFGMRPPCPEESGESGETAGRSAVFGYGDANADFHVVGDHPGVHGGRDTGVPFTGSSAGQRLQAVLHEVGLLADPYSDEPEAADLFLSYRYMCCLPEGREPTEREYDDLEPFFDAELRAIAAHVLLPVGERATRHVLRTYAAREALLAPEGGARRGEPAASGEAANGGVASGETPTDEAASGNDAADAESADGGPGDRMADLHADHLPGRGFLVVPVREPAEWDDGDAERLAASLADLLASDYRQTADLGRFLAEHDTYEVR
- a CDS encoding MBL fold metallo-hydrolase, with protein sequence MKRIQLGNNVFEGRNDVYVFDDAGPTTLVDTGVATDGVRDELRDGLAEHGLSFEDVDQILLTHWHHDHSGLAGEIQAESGATVRVHEADAPMVTDEGMNHEAEIAERDLFEEWGVPDEKAEELLDFLAIHEEIQGRSPEVETFADGATFDASDVELEAVHLPGHADGLTGFEFAGEDGRELLAGDALLPKYTPNVGGADPRVEDPLAAYLDSLDRIVEGDYARAWPGHRDPIDDPAGRAHEIATHHRERTERVLSVLDERGEADAWTVSADLFGELSNIHIMHGPGEAWAHLDHLDRRGVVDRTEAGYALVEEDPDLDALFGSSPAGAADSPEAGASGGN
- a CDS encoding DUF5786 family protein, coding for MGFGSYDESEQQDQESDFDEDDGVTVHEHVHEGEVSFDSEASQDELLDQLDEIKSNAEEDDEE
- a CDS encoding YciE/YciF ferroxidase family protein, with protein sequence MALDTAEDLFEYELRGVYYAETQLVDMLDELQTSATEADLVDGFASHRDETREHVERLERVFALLDMESRGRTVPTVDALLEEKREADAESNDEAVQNALYNHVGRKAERLELTAYEGLLALADALDVDGEAVDLLAQNRDEDRDALDELESVSEGGEFESFVDRLL